The window AGAAGCTGCTTAACCAGTTCCTCCGCTTGGTCCATGCTCATATGCTCGATGACTTCGGTCAGGATGACATCGACGTCCTCTCCGTCATATGTATCAAGGAACGCTTCAAGCGAGTTATAGAGTACGATGTTATCAACTTCCCTCACGCGCATTTTGTGGGAGACTTTAGCGCGCGCCTCGTCATCAATGTCGATTGCATGGACGAACTGCGGCACGATTTTTTTCGCATACGGCAGACTGTACGCCCCCTCACCGCAGCCGACATCAAGGATTGGCCGCTCGAACGTGAGATTCTTCGTAATCCACGCCTGCCGCTGCTGGGCCGTACTTCCATAGGCGAGGTCGAGCTTATAGCGGTTCGTCTGCTGCAATTCTTCCTTATACTTGTAAAATTTATCCTTCGACACGAACGCATTCCGCGCGAACAGGTAGCGGATGAAATATGGGGCATCGATCGTGTTGATGCTCCGCAGGAATTTTTCAACAATTTCATTATTCAGGTCAATATATTCCTTGCCCATAATTGTCAGGAACAAGAACAGCACGTTGGCATAGTTCAAGAGCTCGTGTACGGATTTCTCGGTTGTGACACTGATTCTGGCATTTTTATGGGCCAGCCACTCCCACTCAATCTCGTAATCTTTGAAATGAGTTTTGAAGAATGAGAGATAGTGCTCATTTTCGATATGGGTCATGTTGACAGTGAAGCTGTTGGTGAAGCCCACGCTGTCCTTTTCATGCCGCTTTTTCGAGGCTGTCGAGAAAAAGTCTGCTATCACGGTAAGCGGAATCCGTGGCGAATTGTACCGCGACACATTCAGGTATTCAAACTTCTCTTCTTTATTTTTCGGGAACGAAATCTCATTATCGGCATCCTTGAAATAAATGCTGTACGCTGTTGGCCTCGGATACCATCCGAACGCCCGTCCCTTACGAATTCCCTTCACCAGCATCCCGCTCGCAGGATTCTTGGAAATGATATAGGAAAAATCCGGATTCAGTGAAGACACTTCGAGAATACTCATCCGCGCACTCTCCTTTACAGGTTATTACCATTAACAGTAAATGCGGAGAGGGGCATTGGCAAGAACTTTTTTCGGCAGAACCTGGGGATGGTTCTCGTTAGCCGCGGCGTGCATAGAGAGGCAGTTCTTGGTTGCACATCAATACAAATACAGTTTCGAGGATTAATCTCTCAATGCCTGCCCATAATTAATCCACAATGAGATTTCGTGGATTAATCTCTTGCTACCGATCCACGATTAATCCAGCAAATAGGGTTTAGTGGATAAATCTCCTGTTGCCCACCCACGATTAATCCAGTAAATAGGGTTTAGTGGATAAATCTCCTGTTGCCCACCCACGATTAATCCAGCAAATAGGGTTTAGTGGATAAATCTCTTGTTGTCCACCCACGATTAAACCAGCAAAAAGGTTTAGTAGATAAATCTCTTACAGCACTTATAGCGAAGAGAAATTACGCCGAAAGCGGAAAGCTCCTCAATTATAAAGAGGCGTGAGACTTAAATGATATTCCCGTTTTTTTTCGGCCGGGAAGGGTAGAGGGAGTTGGGAGCTCTTTTAGAGCAATACATATTAAACATTAGGAGGATGATGATGGGAGATAACCGCAATTCCGAGATGAATAAGAAGCAGGAGCAGCTCGAGCAGTT is drawn from Bacillus sp. FJAT-18017 and contains these coding sequences:
- a CDS encoding class I SAM-dependent methyltransferase; this encodes MSILEVSSLNPDFSYIISKNPASGMLVKGIRKGRAFGWYPRPTAYSIYFKDADNEISFPKNKEEKFEYLNVSRYNSPRIPLTVIADFFSTASKKRHEKDSVGFTNSFTVNMTHIENEHYLSFFKTHFKDYEIEWEWLAHKNARISVTTEKSVHELLNYANVLFLFLTIMGKEYIDLNNEIVEKFLRSINTIDAPYFIRYLFARNAFVSKDKFYKYKEELQQTNRYKLDLAYGSTAQQRQAWITKNLTFERPILDVGCGEGAYSLPYAKKIVPQFVHAIDIDDEARAKVSHKMRVREVDNIVLYNSLEAFLDTYDGEDVDVILTEVIEHMSMDQAEELVKQLLQTVNWNTFLLTTPNQDFNTYYSIESRHNDHKWELGSPAFEKWIKSILPAGIEAECVGIGDSVDGIHTTQAIIFKRKPVTQTAVIKGSLSLSAEPALTTGKDEG